In one Janibacter cremeus genomic region, the following are encoded:
- a CDS encoding cell division protein PerM — MTVLELIRSATTVDQDLRRRPELRAAGTGALTALAGLCAPVVLVLLAALAVPRAAAGVGESIGAGALLWLVLGGARLDLEGGTLAFTPLLWTLALLALGRCGARRGLPRAPDLRLQGSWLGGYAGVGGVVALLGLLAPVGPDPLSLLLPLVVLPAVALVWAHGLPDRVLGVWERAPVAVHRGLVPGAKGALVTLVVGSVLVLVATGINVARVLQVHADLGAGFFGGLLLVLLQVGALPNLGIWGASFAAGPGFAAGGATTTWATADSGLLPMVPVLAAQPQPGDLPWAMSLLVLLPVLVGAWLGRETLVWVPRLAATQTKLAVIAVSVAVAAIGVVALDVLGGGSLGAEHLSHVGAPAELLGPALALELGLGALVVFAREWWVLRR; from the coding sequence GTGACCGTGCTGGAGCTCATCAGGTCCGCGACGACCGTCGACCAGGACCTCCGCCGGCGACCCGAGCTGCGGGCCGCCGGGACGGGGGCGTTGACCGCCCTTGCCGGGCTGTGTGCACCCGTGGTGCTCGTCCTGCTGGCGGCGCTCGCCGTTCCTCGTGCCGCTGCCGGCGTGGGGGAGTCGATCGGGGCCGGGGCGCTGCTGTGGCTCGTCCTCGGCGGTGCCCGGCTCGACCTCGAGGGAGGCACCCTGGCGTTCACCCCGCTGCTGTGGACCCTCGCCCTCCTCGCGCTCGGTCGGTGCGGCGCGCGCCGGGGCCTCCCGCGGGCGCCCGACCTGCGCCTGCAGGGGTCCTGGCTCGGCGGGTACGCCGGGGTCGGTGGGGTCGTGGCCCTGCTGGGCCTGCTCGCGCCGGTGGGCCCGGACCCGCTCTCCCTCCTCCTCCCGCTCGTGGTCCTGCCTGCAGTGGCGCTGGTCTGGGCGCACGGGCTGCCCGACCGCGTGCTCGGCGTGTGGGAGCGTGCCCCCGTCGCCGTGCACCGCGGGCTCGTCCCGGGGGCGAAGGGGGCGCTGGTCACCCTCGTGGTCGGTTCAGTGCTCGTGCTCGTGGCCACCGGGATCAACGTCGCGCGCGTGCTGCAGGTCCACGCCGACCTCGGGGCGGGCTTCTTCGGTGGGCTGCTGCTCGTGCTGCTGCAGGTCGGCGCGTTGCCCAACCTGGGCATCTGGGGAGCCAGCTTCGCCGCCGGGCCCGGCTTCGCCGCCGGGGGAGCCACCACCACGTGGGCCACGGCCGACTCCGGGCTGCTGCCGATGGTCCCGGTGCTCGCGGCGCAGCCGCAGCCGGGGGACCTGCCGTGGGCCATGAGCCTGCTCGTCCTGCTGCCGGTGCTCGTCGGCGCGTGGCTGGGCCGCGAGACGCTCGTCTGGGTGCCCCGGCTCGCCGCGACCCAGACCAAGCTCGCGGTCATCGCCGTCTCCGTCGCCGTCGCGGCGATCGGGGTCGTCGCCCTCGATGTGCTCGGCGGTGGCTCGCTCGGCGCCGAGCACCTCTCCCACGTCGGCGCACCCGCCGAGCTGCTCGGCCCCGCGCTCGCGCTCGAGCTCGGGCTGGGCGCCCTGGTGGTCTTCGCCCGCGAGTGGTGGGTCCTGCGCCGCTGA
- a CDS encoding bifunctional 3,4-dihydroxy-2-butanone-4-phosphate synthase/GTP cyclohydrolase II produces the protein MNRRDDLLDDVETAIEAIAAGEPVLVVDDADRENEGDIIFAADAATPELMGLTVRLGSGVICVAMTGEELDRLALPPMTAINEDSKGTAYSVSVDAARGVTTGISAADRARTAQLLADPTTVRSDLARPGHVFPLRSRNGGVLVRRGHTEAAVDLCRLGGRAPAGVICEVVEEDGSMARLPSLRRLADERGWPLVSIADLVEHRRRTEALIEPVVTTRLPTANGEFTAHGFRSGIDGSEHIALVHGDITTGTPLVRVHSECLTGDVFGSLRCDCGPQLEASQRVIVEAGAGVIVYVRGHEGRGIGLVDKLRAYAAQDAGADTVDANSDLGLPVDARDYTHAAQVLRELGVTRLQLLSNNPAKVQALGALGIEVVGRTSLPAGITDDNLRYLRTKRDRMGHDLPWLPADNQDRSTT, from the coding sequence ATGAACCGGCGTGACGACCTGCTCGACGACGTCGAGACCGCGATCGAGGCGATCGCGGCGGGCGAGCCGGTGCTCGTCGTCGACGACGCCGACCGGGAGAACGAGGGCGACATCATCTTCGCCGCCGACGCCGCGACCCCCGAGCTGATGGGGCTGACCGTGCGCCTCGGCAGCGGCGTGATCTGCGTGGCGATGACCGGCGAGGAGCTCGACCGGCTCGCGCTGCCCCCGATGACGGCGATCAACGAGGACTCCAAGGGCACCGCCTACTCCGTCTCCGTCGATGCCGCCCGGGGCGTGACGACCGGCATCAGCGCCGCCGACCGGGCCCGTACCGCGCAGCTGCTCGCCGACCCGACCACGGTGCGCAGCGACCTCGCCCGACCGGGTCACGTCTTCCCCCTTCGCTCCCGCAACGGTGGCGTGCTCGTGCGACGCGGACACACCGAGGCGGCGGTCGACCTGTGCCGCCTCGGCGGGCGCGCCCCGGCCGGCGTCATCTGCGAGGTGGTCGAGGAGGACGGGTCGATGGCCCGGCTGCCCTCCCTGCGCCGCCTCGCCGACGAGCGCGGCTGGCCGCTGGTCAGCATCGCCGACCTCGTCGAGCACCGTCGTCGCACCGAGGCCCTCATCGAGCCGGTCGTGACGACCCGGCTGCCCACGGCCAACGGCGAGTTCACCGCGCACGGCTTCCGCTCGGGGATCGACGGCAGCGAGCACATCGCGCTCGTCCACGGCGACATCACGACCGGGACCCCGCTGGTGCGCGTGCACAGCGAGTGCCTCACCGGGGACGTCTTCGGATCCCTGCGTTGCGACTGCGGCCCCCAGCTCGAGGCCTCCCAGCGCGTCATCGTCGAGGCGGGTGCCGGCGTCATCGTCTACGTGCGCGGTCACGAGGGGCGGGGCATCGGCCTCGTCGACAAGCTGCGCGCGTACGCCGCGCAGGACGCGGGCGCCGACACCGTCGACGCCAACTCCGACCTGGGGCTGCCGGTCGACGCCCGGGACTACACCCACGCGGCGCAGGTCCTGCGCGAGCTCGGCGTCACGCGGCTGCAGCTGCTGAGCAACAACCCGGCCAAGGTCCAGGCGCTCGGCGCCCTCGGCATCGAGGTCGTCGGCCGCACCTCGCTGCCGGCCGGGATCACCGACGACAACCTGCGCTACCTGCGCACCAAGAGGGACCGGATGGGCCACGACCTGCCGTGGCTGCCGGCCGACAACCAGGACAGGAGCACGACATGA
- a CDS encoding RNA polymerase sigma factor → MKGGVVSAAAEFDEFYRASAQRVVHVVYASTGDLELARDATQEAFARAWQRWDQVSAADEPLAWVRTVARRIAISAWRKDTNRTKAMERHGEQSGPAGPSEDRVAVVTALRTLGPELRETVALHYLADMSVDEISRQTGSPPGTIKARLHRGRAQLARTLTAPDTEGGPDGQA, encoded by the coding sequence ATGAAGGGAGGGGTGGTGTCGGCGGCGGCCGAGTTCGACGAGTTCTACCGAGCCTCCGCGCAACGAGTCGTGCATGTCGTCTACGCGTCGACGGGTGACCTCGAGCTGGCCAGGGACGCCACTCAGGAGGCGTTCGCCCGGGCGTGGCAACGCTGGGACCAGGTGAGCGCAGCCGATGAGCCGCTGGCATGGGTGCGCACCGTCGCGCGGCGCATCGCCATCTCCGCATGGCGCAAGGACACGAACCGGACCAAGGCGATGGAACGACACGGAGAGCAGAGCGGACCCGCTGGCCCGAGCGAGGACCGCGTGGCTGTGGTGACCGCCCTGCGGACCCTCGGACCGGAGTTGCGCGAGACCGTGGCCCTGCACTATCTGGCCGACATGTCGGTCGACGAGATCTCCCGGCAGACCGGCTCCCCACCGGGCACCATCAAGGCCAGGCTGCACCGCGGCCGTGCCCAGCTCGCCCGGACCCTGACCGCACCCGACACCGAAGGAGGCCCCGATGGCCAGGCATGA
- the ribH gene encoding 6,7-dimethyl-8-ribityllumazine synthase has translation MSGHGAPSIDITDAGDLKVAIVASSWHTVVMDGLVAGAQSALGDAGITAELVRVPGSFELPVVASALAATHDAVVALGVVIRGGTPHFDYVCAAATDGLSRVAVETGTPVGFGLLTCDDEAQALARAGLPDSTEDKGREAAEAAVATALLLRRS, from the coding sequence ATGAGTGGGCACGGCGCACCGAGCATCGACATCACCGACGCGGGGGACCTGAAGGTCGCCATCGTCGCCTCGAGCTGGCACACCGTCGTCATGGACGGTCTCGTCGCGGGGGCGCAGTCGGCCCTCGGCGACGCAGGCATCACGGCCGAGCTCGTGCGCGTCCCGGGCAGCTTCGAGCTGCCCGTCGTCGCGTCGGCACTGGCCGCCACGCACGACGCCGTCGTCGCCCTCGGGGTCGTGATCCGCGGTGGCACACCGCACTTCGACTACGTGTGTGCCGCGGCGACCGACGGACTCTCCCGCGTGGCGGTGGAGACCGGCACCCCCGTCGGCTTCGGGCTGCTCACCTGCGACGACGAGGCGCAGGCCCTCGCGCGCGCGGGCCTGCCCGACTCGACGGAGGACAAGGGACGCGAGGCCGCCGAGGCGGCCGTGGCGACGGCACTGCTGCTGCGCCGCTCCTGA